The Methylomonas sp. UP202 DNA window TGGTTGAAAAAGCCGTTCGGGTTCCGGGAACTGACGGCGGTCTTGCTGAGTTATAGCGGGATCGCACTGGTGTTCGTCGGCGAGTTGGATGGGGGCGGCGATACATTGTGGTTGGGGGCCGCTTACGTGTTTGCCGGCACGGTCAGCTATGCGCTGTACTTGCTGGGCGCGGGCCAGGCCATCGCCCGCTTAGGCGCGATGCGCTTTACCGCGTACGCAATGTTGGTCGCGTGCGCGGCGTCGATCTTGCAGTTCGTGTTGACGCATCCGCCGGAGGCCTTGCTGTTGCCGATGCCGGTATACCAGTTGAGTTTGGCAATGGCGATCGTCTCGACGGTGTTGCCGGTGTTCATGCTGTCGGCGGCGATCCGCCGGATCGGTTCGGGCCATGCCTCGTTGGTCGGCACGATAGGGCCGGTTTCGACGTTGTTGATGGCGGCGGTATTCCTCGGCGAACCGATGACGCTATGGCAGGTCGGCGGGGCAGCTCTGGTGCTAATGGGCGTACTGAGTTTGTCGGTGCGTTGATGCCCGCCGGCTAGGCTTCGCCGCCGCCCAGGCTCAGCATTTCTCGGGCGTGCGCCAAGGTGTTCTCGGTGATGGTCACGCCGCCCAGCATTCGCGCCACCTCCGCGACCCGTTCGTCCTCGCGGAGTTTGCGAACCGTCGACGAGGTGACTGCGGCATTTTGGTTTTTGGCGACGAATAAATGCTGATGGGCTTGCGAAGCGACTTGCGGCAAGTGCGTGACGCACAGCACTTGCCGGTTCAAACTCAGCCGGCGCAGCTTTTGCCCGACGATCTCGGCGATGCCGCCGCCGATGCCGGAATCGACCTCGTCGAAGATCATCGTCGGCGTGGTCTTATCGGTGCTGGTCGTGACTTGAATCGCCAGGCTGATCCGCGACAGCTCGCCGCCCGACGCCACCTTGGCCAGGGGTTTGGCGGGCAGGCCGGGATTGGTGCTGATCAGAAACTCGATCCGATCCAATCCGTTGCGTTGCGGCTCGTTGCCATCCTCCCGGTCGAGTTTGACCAGGAACTCGCCGTGCGGCAGGCCCAATTCCTTGATCGCGTCGGAGATGCGGCGTTGCAATTCGTCGCCGGCTCGGCGCCGGCTGGCCGACAAACGGTCGGCCAATTCGCGATATTGCGCCAGCAGACGCTCGCAATCGGCTTGCAGAACTTCGATGCGCTCGCCGCTATGGCTGAGATTGTTCAACTCCAGCGCGAATTGCTCGGCCAGCGCCGGTAATTCCTCGGCTGGTACCTTGTGTTTGCGGCTCAGGCGTTGAATCACGCCAATCTGGTTTTCCAGCCAGCTCAGTTGGCCGGGATCGGCTTCCTGATTCTCCAGGAAGCGCCGCAGTTGTTGGGTGGCTT harbors:
- the recN gene encoding DNA repair protein RecN: MLLNLNILDLAVVDKLDLDLEPGMSVLTGETGAGKSILLTALGLALGDRADSGYVRPGSKRAEINIEFDLSKAPLVSQWLIDHELDDDGQCLVRRTVSEDGRSKAYINNRPVNLQTLQTLSRQLVEIHGQHAHLTLLDADEQRLLLDGFADHAELLNDLNACQQNWRLAHKELQQLQKSGSDQAEREELLRYQLEELQQLDLENFDYQALADEHNKLANLGRILGVGQQQLDILYDNDQQSVADMLGHVIHSVGELSQYAAELNGIVELLSNAEIQIGEATQQLRRFLENQEADPGQLSWLENQIGVIQRLSRKHKVPAEELPALAEQFALELNNLSHSGERIEVLQADCERLLAQYRELADRLSASRRRAGDELQRRISDAIKELGLPHGEFLVKLDREDGNEPQRNGLDRIEFLISTNPGLPAKPLAKVASGGELSRISLAIQVTTSTDKTTPTMIFDEVDSGIGGGIAEIVGQKLRRLSLNRQVLCVTHLPQVASQAHQHLFVAKNQNAAVTSSTVRKLREDERVAEVARMLGGVTITENTLAHAREMLSLGGGEA
- a CDS encoding DMT family transporter; protein product: MKSLSTTSTQTLLGYGLAALAAIGFSAKTILVKLAYVQAVDAVTLLALRMAFSVPFFLVVAFRHRGSVGQPAMTGRDYWAVGVLGLLGYYLSSLLDFTGLQYISAGLERLILFLYPTLVLAMSALWLKKPFGFRELTAVLLSYSGIALVFVGELDGGGDTLWLGAAYVFAGTVSYALYLLGAGQAIARLGAMRFTAYAMLVACAASILQFVLTHPPEALLLPMPVYQLSLAMAIVSTVLPVFMLSAAIRRIGSGHASLVGTIGPVSTLLMAAVFLGEPMTLWQVGGAALVLMGVLSLSVR